The Paenibacillus sp. FSL R7-0345 DNA segment CTGTCGCCCAGGGCTGCAGATGCCAAGGAAGCAGCGCGTCTGTGGCAGTGGAGCCTTGAACAGACCGGACTGGACTTATATAGATTTTTATAAATAGGGGGAAAGAACAGCATGGCATGGAACAATTACAGCATAGAAGATGCATCGCTGGAGGATTTAGGGGCAATTGTGGAGATTTATAATTCAACAATCGCGGGGCGGGTGGTTACTGCCGATCTGGAGCCTGTGAGTGTAGAGGACCGGCTGAAGTGGTTCCATGAGCATAACAGCCATCACCGTCCGCTGTGGGTGCTGAAGCAGGAGAATGAGATTGCTGCCTGGTTCAGCTTCCAGTCCTTCTACGGGCGTCCTGCATATAACGGGACCGCTGAGATCAGCGTGTATGTGAATGAAAAATTCCGCGGCAAAGGAGCCGGCAGCATTTTGCTGGCCAAGGCGCTGGAGGAATGTCCGCGTCTGGGTCTGCAGAATCTGGTTGGCTTTGTGTTTGGACATAATGAGCCAAGTCTTGCCCTGCTGCGCAAGTTCGGGTTCAAGGATTGGGGAGTGCTGCCGGGTGTTGCCGTATTGGACGGCATCCCGCGCGATCTGGTTATTATCGGACGCAAGCTGTAGCTTCCTGAGCTGTGCAGGAGCAGCCTGCTTCCCGGAGGAAGGCTGCTTCTATTGCGGCGGACATTCCGAGGGATCAATCCAGGCGTCCGACCACTTTTCCAGATCACGCATCACGGATTCCAGACCCTGTCCTTTATCGGTCAGGGAATATTGAATTCTGACAGGCGTTTCGGGAAAAACTTCACGCAGCACGATGCCTTCCTGTTCCAGCTCCTTCAGTCTTTCAGACAGAAGACGGCCGCTGACGGGCAGCGCGGCCTCGATGGTGCTGAAACGCTGCGGCCCCTGGAGAAGCTGATAAATGATTAAGCCCGTCCAGCGTCTGCCGATAATATCCATGCTTTTTTGCAGCTTTGGACACAGGTCTACGGATTTCATAAGGCTCACCTCTTACCTTACATTATAAACGGAAAGACTGCCTGCTAAAACAAATTTGAAGTAAATACAGAAGCGGAAAGGACGATTACCATGGCTAAAAAGAAGCAGAATACCAGCACGCCGCGCCCCGCTGCAGCGGATGCACCTGCTACACTCAAGGACTTGCTGAGCAGCGATGTGCTGAATAAGCTCAAGGCACAGTCGGATGCGCTGAAGGCTGAAGAACAGGATAAAAAGGAAGCTGTACGCAAAGCTGCAGAGGATCAGCGCAAGGCTGAGCAGAAGCGGCTGGAGAACGATTTTGCCCATCTTTTGGAGAACAGCAATCAGGACTGGCACAAATTTAAATAATTTTTTACCGGACTGGCGGGTTGACAATTTACACCAGCGCCGATTATATTGGGTTTACTAAGAACAGAAGGGAGGCCGACGGGTCATGACTGGAACAAATGTACAGACACTGCCGCTAAGCCAGATCACAACCGCATATGAACCATCTGATCCCAGCGCCTTCGTCCGGGAGACATGATGCGCAGCTGTGCTCATCTGTCTCAATCAAATAAGGGTATGCATTGAGCCGGCGCAGCCCGGAGCCTCAAGCTATTCTGCCTTACCCGGAGCCGTATGATCAGAAACTGATCTGCGGCTCTTTTTGTTGTATCTAAACCCGAGAGGAAATGAAAATATAAATGAATAACATGAATCAGCAAGCGGGCTATGAGCCCCGCTATAAACATGAGGTGGCTCTTCCCGGCGGCGACCTCAAGGTATATGCCAGCGAGCAGCTGTTTGGCTCCCTGGATTATAAAGTGCTTGAAATGGCCAATAACAATCTGCAGATTCCCGGTATTGAATATATGAGCTATACCCCCGATGTGCATGTCGGTGTCGGAACCTGCATCGGGACTACCGCTGTCTGGGACGCTGCCTCAGGCTATGTCTCGCCGTCCATCGTGGGCAGCGATATCGGCTGCGGCATGCGGGTGCATCTGACCAACCTGCACAAGGACGATCTGCGCGAGGTGAAGCTGCGCCGCAAGCTGGTGCGTGCGATTGAGAGATATCTGCCGATGGAGCAGCAGCAGCGCGGCCACTATGGTGACATCCGGCTGGAGAATATTGTCCGCAAAGGCCTGCAGGGCCTGCCGAACAAGTATATCCCCGACAGCTACACACCGAAGAAATCGAGCGCGCTGTCCCATGTGGAGATCAAGCGGCTCGGCTTTGACGAGGAGATTCTGAACGAGCTGCCTGATATGGCCTGGCACCGCGGTCACCGCCAGCTGGGCACACTTGGCGGCGGGAATCATTTTGTAGAGATTCAGTCGATTGAAATCGCTGAGGAGCAGCGGGCCGTGGCTGAAGCCTGGGGCCTCAAAGACGGGCAGATTGCCGTGATGATCCACTCCGGCTCACGGGCCTGGGGCGGGATGGTGAACCAGTTCTGCACACCCGCCTTTGCCAAGGTTATGGGCCAGCTTGGGCTCGGCAGCGCCGATCCGCGGCTGATCTACGCTCCGCTTGCCCACCCGCAGGCCCGGCGGTACGTCAATCTGATGTACTCCGCGCTGAATTATGCGGTGGTGAACCGTCACCTGATCGCTTACGGTGTGCGCGAGGGCTTCCGCGACGTGTTCGGTACCAAATGTGAGCTGCGCACGCTATATGACCTGATGCACAACTACGCTTGGGAGGAAGAGACCTCCTCAGGCACCAAATTCGTGCACCGCAAAGGGGCTACCCGGGCGTTGCCGGCCGGCCATCCGGATAACCCGGACGTCTATGCCGCAACTGGCCATCCTGCGCTCATTCCTGGCTCTATGGGAACTGCGTCGTATATCATGGTCGGGCAAAGCGGCGGGGAAGAAAATTACTACTCCATCTGCCACGGGGCCGGCCGTATCCGTTCCCGTTCAGCCACGAAACGGCTGGTGTCGGTCCAGGAATTTTCCCGTTCGCTGAACGTCGGCAAGGAGGATGAGATTGTAGTAAATCAGCATTCCCTGGAATCTATCATTGACGAATCCCCTCAAGCCTATAAGAATGTAGATGAGATCATAGAAAGCGTTACGGGCGCCGGCCTGGCTGCTGTGGTAGCCAAATGCAAGCCGCTCGCAGCGATAAAGGGGACGAAATAGGATGAAGCAGGAGTATGAGAAGCAGGCTGTAGTTTTTCCTTATGATGCAGGTGCTGGCGGTCTGATAAAAGGCTATGACGTATATGCCCGGCTCGTTGACGGTATTCTTAAAGCCCTGTATACACGCTATGATGTCCGCTATGAGCTGTACGCCAGCGATGATCCGAACAGCGAATACTGGAAGCTGCTGCAGGAGGATGTACAGTCAGGCAACCCGGAGGTT contains these protein-coding regions:
- a CDS encoding N-acetyltransferase family protein, whose product is MAWNNYSIEDASLEDLGAIVEIYNSTIAGRVVTADLEPVSVEDRLKWFHEHNSHHRPLWVLKQENEIAAWFSFQSFYGRPAYNGTAEISVYVNEKFRGKGAGSILLAKALEECPRLGLQNLVGFVFGHNEPSLALLRKFGFKDWGVLPGVAVLDGIPRDLVIIGRKL
- a CDS encoding helix-turn-helix domain-containing protein produces the protein MKSVDLCPKLQKSMDIIGRRWTGLIIYQLLQGPQRFSTIEAALPVSGRLLSERLKELEQEGIVLREVFPETPVRIQYSLTDKGQGLESVMRDLEKWSDAWIDPSECPPQ
- a CDS encoding YqkE family protein; amino-acid sequence: MAKKKQNTSTPRPAAADAPATLKDLLSSDVLNKLKAQSDALKAEEQDKKEAVRKAAEDQRKAEQKRLENDFAHLLENSNQDWHKFK
- a CDS encoding RtcB family protein, whose amino-acid sequence is MNQQAGYEPRYKHEVALPGGDLKVYASEQLFGSLDYKVLEMANNNLQIPGIEYMSYTPDVHVGVGTCIGTTAVWDAASGYVSPSIVGSDIGCGMRVHLTNLHKDDLREVKLRRKLVRAIERYLPMEQQQRGHYGDIRLENIVRKGLQGLPNKYIPDSYTPKKSSALSHVEIKRLGFDEEILNELPDMAWHRGHRQLGTLGGGNHFVEIQSIEIAEEQRAVAEAWGLKDGQIAVMIHSGSRAWGGMVNQFCTPAFAKVMGQLGLGSADPRLIYAPLAHPQARRYVNLMYSALNYAVVNRHLIAYGVREGFRDVFGTKCELRTLYDLMHNYAWEEETSSGTKFVHRKGATRALPAGHPDNPDVYAATGHPALIPGSMGTASYIMVGQSGGEENYYSICHGAGRIRSRSATKRLVSVQEFSRSLNVGKEDEIVVNQHSLESIIDESPQAYKNVDEIIESVTGAGLAAVVAKCKPLAAIKGTK